The Cyclopterus lumpus isolate fCycLum1 chromosome 3, fCycLum1.pri, whole genome shotgun sequence genome includes the window agaATCTTTGAATTCttaggatttttaaaaaatgcgtCCTGCATACAATATTATggacattattttaaaagaaacacacttAGGCTCTTTCCAAAGTATGTGTATTAGTGATATGgtgaattaatttaatttcttcacCATTTCTTAAATAGTGTATCAATCgtgtattgtttgtttataaagttctgcatgaacacacatattCTATTTATGTATTAACGCTGCATCTTCCTgaagtttgtaaaaaaaaagttttttttattattttttttgtatggctCTTATTTTCATTTCTGTGTCATACAATTTGATTTTATTCACCTTAATTTGTGCACAGTCAGCTTTGAGAGAAGGGAAAGGTGTTTATTTAACCCtcacatttctcacacacatttttttttttcaaaattagCGCCTGGGTGGAAGGGAGGATTTCACATGAAAAGTTATCATTAAAGTTGAGTCTTCCCTGTTTGCATGGTTTGGTGGTGTGAGGGCCAGGGTTTACTGTCATGGCAACTTTGCGTTATCTGATGTCTCTGAGCAGAGAAACATTGAGGGAGATAATCCCTGAATTAAACAGGATCTGCTTTGAGTCGACTGAGATGAGCAGGGCCAGGCTGTGCCGCCGCTCCCATGCTGCGCGAACAATGGGAAGGcatcctgtctctctgtggggCAGGGCTGCACTTCTCTGGGTTTCATTTGCAAATGAATTCTTGGCCCTGATGAAAGTGTTGAGGGGCCAGAGCCACAATGAAAGGGATTCATAGAGAAATACAATTTGTAAATCAACTTGTATGTTAAACAGCAAGATTTTAGTGTGACAAAGAGGGGAAAGAATCAGGTCAGCCTGGAGCCCAGCAGTGGCTCTGGGGGCAGGGGGACGTTTGGCCTTTTCACTCCCCGACTCATCATGTTTAtcaaaatggaaaatggaaagaaaCGCGTTTCTTTGCTCATCTGAAAGGCAGCCGTACTTTTTAATTGTCATGTGAGTGACAACAGAAGTTGCTGCGTCTGTATTGCAAGATCTGTGAACTGGTGTGTCCAGTTTCTTAGTTTCGACAAGTTTGTGATTCAGATGCTACTATTAAGTTTTGACCAAGTCATTTATTTACACCAATAGTTTTATTCATGTTGCTTTTCTCCCAGAATAACTCACTGATTAGTGTTTGTTCTATGGTTGCTAATGTATTGGCATACATTTATTGGAACAAAAGTCTGGTGACTtctaaaaatgaaatatatttttcttactTTTCATTGGATtgcaaacatttcaaatatataaacaaataatttCATTTCATACGTATTGAATAAGTCACCTTTTTACTTTTGCTCTCTTTTGATTTGCTTGTTGTGTTTAGTGTCTGCACGTAAAATCCTAGACGCCCCAGGCTCTGTTGTTCATGTCTCACTGTGACTGCTGCCTGAGTGGATACAAATTAGTTTAGTGACATAGATAACCTGTCCAAGGTGCCCATAGTTGGCTGAAAATGAGCAAAGTTGACAGCAAATTGAAAGTCTAATAAGTCCTTCAAATGCTTGATTTGAGCCAAGTGGACAAGTAGACTTTGAAGGGCATGGAATATAGGAAATCAATGCCTTTCTATGAAATTTCATTAAGACCCAATGTCCTCACTTCACTCTATTCTATATTTAATGGATTATCTGGAGAAAATGATTACCTTTGGTCGGACTGATGAAACCCAGATGTACATCTTCAAAGATCACTTTTAAGCAATATTTGAGTAGTTCCCATTGATTTTGTATCCCTCTTATCGTGTTTCAGAGGCCACTGCATTGAATAAGGTCTATCCTCATTTCTGTTGGCTTATTGTTGCCTTTCGATCGTTGTTTTTGTGAACGCATCAAGGGGATAAGTGtaaaactgattaatttaagaTTAACAACAATGGAATTTGAGGAGATAAAGCTGCTTCTTCAGCTGCAAAACATTTCTAATCGCTAAtcctctgtttcctctttttcaGGGGACACAGAACTTTGCTCAGAGGAACCCCCCTGCAAGGAGTCAGACGCCCACGTCTGTAGCAGATGTTGTGCTGAGTTCTTTGAACTATCAGATCTTGAGGAGCACCAGAAAAATTGCACTAAGAATCAGTTAGTTCTGATAGTGAATGAAAACCCTGTCTCCCCCACCGGAACTTTCTCACCTGGGTCTCCTCCCCATAATCCTGATGACCAGATGAATGACACAGCTAATAACACTGATCAAACAGAGTGCAGTGACCTTTTTGAGCCTAACACTCTTGACAAAGACGAAGCCATGGACGTGGACGTTTCCGGAATGAGCAGCGGTCATGAAGAGGATGGCAGTTACACAGACAGCGGGAGCCCCATCAACACAGTCAGCAGCCAGGGAGGCAGGAGCACCTCTGGCCCTGCACTTGGTACTTCAGCTATCTCTGCGCCTCTACCTCAGCTCAGAAACATGACTGAACTGGGAAGTTTCTCTATGATCAACAGTAATGTTATAATTGAGAATCTGCAAAGCACCAAAGTGGCTGTGGCCCAATTTTCCCAAGAGGCCCGTAACACAGGGGGCCCCAGGGTGGCAGTGCCAGCCCTTATGGAGCAACTCCTCGCCCTACAACAGCAACAGATCCATCAGTTGCAGCTTATTGAGCAGATTCGCCATCAGATACTGCTACTGGCCTCCCAGACCCCAGAACTGCAGGTGCCCCCAACTTCTGCTCCAGGCACAATGGGGCCTGCTGCCAGCCCACTGACCACACTCAGCTCACATCTTTCCCAACAGCTGGCTGTAGCCGCAGGCCTAGCGCAGAACCTAGCTAGTCAGTCCGCCAGTATTAACAGCCTAAAGCAGCTGGCTGCAGCAGCACAGCTACCTCAGTCCAACCCAAGCAGCAGTGAGACATCTCAGAGCATTAGCACACTGGGGCCATCAACAGTCAATACCCAATCCTCTGACAAGAGGCCGAATCATATGAGTAGCCTCCACTCTCAGCTCAGCAACTCCTCCCTCCCTAAGTCATCCACGCCAACATTTGGAATGGGTAGCCTGTTAAGCTCTGCAATGAATCCCCTTCTACCTCAGCCCCCACCTGGAAACTCCATATTTTCAAGCTCTCTGCCGAGTGTTGGCACCACCGTAGAGGACCTCAACTCTTTAGCAGCTTTGGCCCAGCAGAGGAAAGGCAAGCCGCCAAATGTCACTTCATTTGAACAGAAGAGCAGCTCTGATGAGTCTTTCTTCAAGCATAAGTGCAGGTTTTGTGGCAAGGTGTTTGGGAGTGACAGTGCCTTGCAAATCCACCTGCGCTCTCACACTGGCGAGAGACCATACAAGTGTAATATATGTGGCAACCGCTTCTCCACCCGCGGTAACCTGAAGGTGCATTTCCAGCGTCATAAAGAAAAATACCCACACATCCAGATGAACCCTTACCCTGTTCCTGAGCATTTAGACAACATACCAACGAGCACTGGCATTCCATATGGCATGTCTATGCCCCCTGAGAAACCTGTCACCAGCTGGCTGGACAGCAAACCAGTTTTGCCCACACTGACTTCCTCAGTCGGCATGCTGCTGCCACCAACCATGCCAAGCTTGCCACATTTCATCAAAAAGGAAGATCATTCAATAGCCATAACTAGCCCTTCTCTTGCAAAGAGTGTCTCGGGCACTGCTGATgcttcagctaaatgtaatgacGGAGTCTCTGAAGAGGGTGAAGGTGCAACTCTGCCTACCTCAAATGGGAGAACTGAAGAAGGCAGCCACTCCTCAGGCTTCATGACAAATGTGAGCTCTGCCTCAGAGAGCACTGCTGACTACACAACATCTAACAGCCCGCCCATGATGACCAACCCACTCATGCCTCTTATGTCGGATCAGTTCAATGCTAAGTTCCCCTTTGGAGGCATCCTGGATCCTCTCCAGGGGTCAGAGACGTCCAAGCTACAGCAACTTGTGGAGAACATTGACAGGAAGATGGCAGACCCAAACGAATGTGTCATCTGCCACCGGGTGCTGAGCTGTCAGAGTGCTCTAAAAATGCATTATCGCACTCACACTGGGGAAAGACCCTTTAAGTGTAAAATCTGTGGCAGGGCGTTTACCACCAAGGGAAATCTTAAAACTCACTACAGTGTCCATAGGGCCATGCCTCCTCTGAGagtccaacactcctgccccaTTTGTCAGAAGAAGTTCACAAATGCTGTGGTTCTACAGCAACACATTCGCATGCACATGGGTGGACACATCCCCAACACCCCTCTGCCAGAGAGTTATCCAGAGTCCATGGTCTCTGACACTGGCTCATTTGGGGAGAGAGACATGGATGATCTGGATAACTTCTCTGATGACAACTTTGAAGGAATGGAGGAGGGCCCAGACACACCCAGGTCAGCTGATGCCTCCCATGACAGTCTATGTAACTCACCAGCCCCCCTTGAAATGGCTTGCCAGGAGGAGCAAGAGAGAAATGGACGAGAGAATGCCCACCATAATGAAACAGAGGAGCTACATATCATCCAAATGAGGGCTATGGCAAATGGCTTAGTTGAGGGAGATTGCTTCACCaatgactcctcgtctctagGCGGGGATGTTGAAAGCCAAAGCGCCGGGAGTCCAGCTGTGTCAGAATCTACCTCCGCCATGCAGGCGCCATCCCCCACTAGCATGCAGCCACAACCACGCAAATCCCCTAGTCTCGAAGAAAGGCACCAGAGGGCCCTATCCTTGGAGCACACCACTGCAAGCCTCTTGCATTCTCACCCCTCCAACATTGGAGCACTGGACCTGACATCTGTCAATCCCTCAAAAGATCCCTTAGGCATGTTATTCCCCTTCCGTGAGCGTAGCATCATCAGGAACACATCCTGTGACATCTGTGGGAAGACCTTCGCTTGTCAGAGTGCCTTGGACATTCACTATCG containing:
- the sall1a gene encoding sal-like protein 1a, whose translation is MSRRKQAKPQHFQSDPHLPLSEHNGDTELCSEEPPCKESDAHVCSRCCAEFFELSDLEEHQKNCTKNQLVLIVNENPVSPTGTFSPGSPPHNPDDQMNDTANNTDQTECSDLFEPNTLDKDEAMDVDVSGMSSGHEEDGSYTDSGSPINTVSSQGGRSTSGPALGTSAISAPLPQLRNMTELGSFSMINSNVIIENLQSTKVAVAQFSQEARNTGGPRVAVPALMEQLLALQQQQIHQLQLIEQIRHQILLLASQTPELQVPPTSAPGTMGPAASPLTTLSSHLSQQLAVAAGLAQNLASQSASINSLKQLAAAAQLPQSNPSSSETSQSISTLGPSTVNTQSSDKRPNHMSSLHSQLSNSSLPKSSTPTFGMGSLLSSAMNPLLPQPPPGNSIFSSSLPSVGTTVEDLNSLAALAQQRKGKPPNVTSFEQKSSSDESFFKHKCRFCGKVFGSDSALQIHLRSHTGERPYKCNICGNRFSTRGNLKVHFQRHKEKYPHIQMNPYPVPEHLDNIPTSTGIPYGMSMPPEKPVTSWLDSKPVLPTLTSSVGMLLPPTMPSLPHFIKKEDHSIAITSPSLAKSVSGTADASAKCNDGVSEEGEGATLPTSNGRTEEGSHSSGFMTNVSSASESTADYTTSNSPPMMTNPLMPLMSDQFNAKFPFGGILDPLQGSETSKLQQLVENIDRKMADPNECVICHRVLSCQSALKMHYRTHTGERPFKCKICGRAFTTKGNLKTHYSVHRAMPPLRVQHSCPICQKKFTNAVVLQQHIRMHMGGHIPNTPLPESYPESMVSDTGSFGERDMDDLDNFSDDNFEGMEEGPDTPRSADASHDSLCNSPAPLEMACQEEQERNGRENAHHNETEELHIIQMRAMANGLVEGDCFTNDSSSLGGDVESQSAGSPAVSESTSAMQAPSPTSMQPQPRKSPSLEERHQRALSLEHTTASLLHSHPSNIGALDLTSVNPSKDPLGMLFPFRERSIIRNTSCDICGKTFACQSALDIHYRSHTKERPFICTACNRGFSTKGNLKQHMLTHQMRDLPSQLFEPSNTSLSCSPTPSLLSVCSLNKPEVNGFFHSLHQENKEMPSGMVTSSASTSPVLSSATPRRTPKQHFCNACGKCFSSSSALQIHERTHTGEKPFACSICGRAFTTKGNLKVHMGTHMWNSAPARRGRRLSVDGPLAFLGANPVKFPEIFQKDMASRASNGDPTSFWNQYAAAFSNGLAMKTNEISVIQNGGLPPMSGGMMNGGSSPIGGLTGSLGKLHSMEPNAALAGLEKMANTENGAHFRFTRFMEDNKEIVTS